One stretch of Paramormyrops kingsleyae isolate MSU_618 chromosome 4, PKINGS_0.4, whole genome shotgun sequence DNA includes these proteins:
- the ptf1a gene encoding pancreas transcription factor 1 subunit alpha, translated as MDTVLDQFTGLDSFSSPYFNEDDFFTDQSSRDHLDTDEFLDDDVDFLTSQIQDYYKDSRIMHDGDYCDVGNFSFSSSSSTFSYGCGDSISELSPQMRGEGLLMKRRRRMRSEAEMQQLRQAANVRERRRMQSINDAFEGLRSHIPTLPYEKRLSKVDTLRLAIGYINFLAELVQSDMPIRNPNSDVSSQPKKVIICHRGTRSPSPNDPDYGLPPLAGHSLSWTDEKQLKEQNIIRTAKVWTPEDPRKLNLKSSLNNIENEPPFDFIS; from the exons ATGGACACTGTGTTAGATCAATTCACGGGGTTGGACTCCTTTTCCTCCCCTTATTTCAATGAAGATGATTTTTTTACAGATCAGTCCTCCCGGGACCATTTGGACACAGACGAATTCTTGGACGACGACGTGGATTTCCTCACTAGTCAGATCCAAGATTACTACAAGgacagcaggataatgcacgaTGGGGACTACTGTGATGTTGGCAACTTTTCCTTCTCGTCCTCCTCGTCGACCTTTTCCTACGGCTGCGGCGACAGCATATCCGAGCTCTCCCCGCAGATGAGGGGCGAGGGTCTGCTGATGAAGAGGCGGAGACGCATGAGGTCGGAGGCGGAGATGCAACAGTTGCGGCAGGCCGCCAATGTCCGCGAGCGACGGAGGATGCAGTCCATCAACGACGCTTTCGAAGGGCTGCGCTCTCACATCCCCACGCTGCCGTACGAGAAGCGCCTATCGAAGGTCGACACTCTACGTTTAGCGATAGGCTACATCAACTTTCTGGCGGAGCTCGTGCAGTCCGACATGCCTATCCGAAATCCCAACAGTGATGTGTCCAGTCAACCCAAGAAGGTTATTATCTGCCACAGGGGAACAA GATCTCCGTCCCCGAATGATCCGGACTACGGGCTGCCACCGCTCGCGGGACACTCTCTCTCTTGGACTGACGAGAAACAGTTAAAGGAGCAGAACATCATCCGGACAGCAAAAGTTTGGACACCGGAGGATCCACGAAAGTTAAACTTGAAATCTTCTCTAAACAACatagagaatgagcctccattTGACTTTATTTCATAA